Proteins encoded by one window of Verrucomicrobiota bacterium:
- the floA gene encoding flotillin-like protein FloA (flotillin-like protein involved in membrane lipid rafts): MPALGIVPGACELIAQEPGGNPLGTVWTIVAVVAVIGALIFIGIFIAFFKIWIRALASGARVGFGTLIGMRLRKVPAGLIVEAKIMAVKAGLEAISTNDLETHYLAGGNVVQVVRALVAADKANIPLSFQKAAAIDLAGRDVFQAVQISVKPEVIDAPDPSKGPDKVGAVAKDGIQLWAKAKVTVRANIERLVGGAWTETVIARVGEGIVTTIGSAESHKAVLENPDMISKKVLEKGLDSGTAFEILSIDIADVDVGENIGARLQTDQAEADKRVAQAKAEGRRAMAVAQEQENIARVAEMRARVIEAEAQVPLAIAQAFREGNLGIMDYYNIKNIQADTSMRDSIGGRPTEQKKPDQP; the protein is encoded by the coding sequence ATGCCCGCGCTGGGCATTGTCCCGGGTGCCTGTGAGCTGATCGCCCAGGAACCGGGTGGCAACCCCCTGGGAACGGTCTGGACGATTGTGGCCGTCGTTGCCGTTATTGGTGCCCTGATCTTCATCGGCATCTTCATCGCCTTCTTCAAGATCTGGATCCGGGCGCTGGCTTCCGGCGCGCGGGTCGGCTTCGGGACGCTCATCGGCATGCGCCTGCGTAAGGTGCCGGCCGGCCTCATCGTCGAGGCCAAGATCATGGCCGTCAAGGCCGGCCTGGAGGCGATCTCGACCAACGACCTTGAGACCCACTACCTGGCTGGCGGCAACGTTGTCCAGGTCGTGCGCGCACTCGTGGCGGCCGACAAGGCTAACATCCCGCTCTCGTTCCAGAAAGCCGCCGCCATCGACCTCGCGGGCCGCGACGTGTTCCAGGCCGTGCAGATCAGCGTCAAACCCGAGGTGATCGACGCGCCCGACCCGAGCAAAGGCCCCGACAAGGTCGGCGCCGTCGCCAAGGACGGCATCCAGCTCTGGGCCAAGGCCAAGGTCACCGTACGCGCCAACATCGAGCGCCTCGTCGGCGGCGCGTGGACCGAGACCGTCATCGCCCGCGTCGGCGAGGGCATCGTGACCACGATCGGCTCGGCCGAATCGCACAAGGCCGTGCTCGAGAACCCCGACATGATCTCGAAGAAGGTGCTCGAGAAAGGCCTCGACAGCGGCACGGCGTTCGAGATCCTCTCGATCGACATCGCCGACGTCGACGTCGGCGAGAACATCGGCGCGCGCCTCCAGACCGATCAGGCCGAGGCCGACAAGCGAGTCGCCCAAGCCAAAGCCGAAGGCCGCCGCGCCATGGCCGTCGCCCAGGAGCAGGAGAACATCGCCCGCGTCGCCGAGATGCGCGCGCGCGTCATCGAGGCCGAGGCCCAAGTACCGCTGGCCATCGCCCAAGCCTTCCGCGAAGGCAACCTCGGCATCATGGACTACTACAACATCAAGAACATCCAGGCCGACACCTCGATGCGCGACTCCATCGGGGGCCGGCCGACCGAACAGAAGAAACCCGATCAACCATAA
- a CDS encoding catalase, whose translation MSKKKTLTTAAGIPVPDNQTSLTAGERGPTLLQDHYLLEKLAHFNRERIPERVVHAKAAGAHGVLTVTQDITKYSKAKLFSKVGKKTEMFGRFSTVAGEKGSADTVRDVRGFALKFYTEEGNWDMVGNNTPVFFIRDAIKFPDFIHTQKREPQTNAPRDFAQWDFWSQVPESLHQVTILFSDRGIPKGIPYMNGYGSHTYSFINAANERFWVKFHFKTQQGIQCIPVAEARQLAGECPDYHTLELFKAIERGDYPKWTFYIQVMPEKEAETYRWNPFDLTKVWPHADYPLIEVGVLELNRNPANYFAEVEQSAFSPGNVVPGISFSPCKMLQARIFSYGDAARYRLGVNFERLPINAPRATTVQNTYQRDGAMRFDDNGGPDPNYEPNSLGGPVADPAYAEPPLRISGDADRYEQKRGVDDDYVQPGNLYRLMSPDQQERLVTNIAGSLGKVPKALQEKMIAHFRKADKRYGDGIAKQLGLM comes from the coding sequence ATGAGCAAGAAGAAGACTCTGACCACGGCGGCCGGGATCCCAGTTCCCGACAATCAGACCTCTCTGACTGCCGGAGAACGAGGTCCTACATTGCTGCAGGACCATTACCTGCTCGAGAAACTGGCTCACTTCAACCGCGAGCGAATCCCCGAGCGCGTCGTGCACGCGAAGGCGGCAGGGGCGCATGGAGTCCTTACCGTCACGCAGGACATCACCAAGTATTCGAAGGCCAAGCTGTTCTCGAAGGTCGGCAAGAAGACCGAGATGTTCGGCCGGTTCTCGACCGTGGCTGGCGAAAAGGGATCGGCGGACACGGTCCGCGATGTTCGCGGTTTTGCGCTGAAGTTCTACACCGAGGAAGGCAACTGGGACATGGTGGGGAACAACACCCCGGTGTTCTTCATCCGCGATGCCATCAAGTTTCCCGACTTCATCCATACCCAGAAGCGCGAGCCACAAACCAACGCCCCGAGGGATTTCGCTCAATGGGACTTCTGGTCTCAGGTCCCGGAATCGCTGCACCAGGTAACCATCCTGTTCTCGGATCGCGGCATCCCCAAAGGCATCCCCTACATGAACGGCTACGGGAGCCACACGTACAGCTTCATCAACGCCGCCAACGAGCGGTTCTGGGTCAAGTTCCACTTCAAGACCCAGCAGGGCATCCAGTGCATACCGGTGGCAGAGGCGCGGCAATTGGCGGGCGAATGCCCCGACTACCACACCCTGGAGCTGTTCAAGGCGATTGAGCGCGGCGACTACCCCAAGTGGACGTTCTACATCCAAGTGATGCCGGAGAAGGAGGCGGAGACCTACCGCTGGAATCCGTTCGACCTTACCAAGGTCTGGCCGCACGCGGATTACCCGCTGATCGAGGTCGGCGTGCTGGAGTTGAACCGCAACCCGGCAAACTACTTCGCGGAAGTCGAGCAATCGGCCTTCTCGCCGGGCAACGTCGTCCCGGGGATCTCCTTCTCGCCGTGCAAGATGCTGCAGGCACGCATCTTCTCATATGGTGATGCGGCCCGCTACCGGCTCGGCGTCAACTTCGAGCGACTGCCGATCAACGCTCCGCGCGCGACCACCGTACAGAATACCTACCAGCGGGATGGGGCGATGCGGTTCGACGACAATGGCGGACCGGACCCGAACTACGAACCGAACAGCCTGGGTGGCCCCGTGGCCGATCCCGCCTATGCCGAGCCGCCCCTGCGCATTTCCGGGGATGCGGACCGCTACGAGCAGAAGCGCGGTGTCGACGATGACTATGTCCAGCCCGGCAATCTGTACCGATTGATGTCTCCCGATCAACAGGAGAGGCTCGTTACGAACATCGCCGGCAGCTTGGGGAAGGTTCCGAAGGCGCTTCAGGAGAAGATGATTGCCCATTTCCGCAAGGCGGATAAGAGGTACGGCGACGGCATCGCAAAGCAACTTGGGTTGATGTGA
- a CDS encoding sigma-70 family RNA polymerase sigma factor translates to MEQLSTLIERTRSGNLEAFGRIVRRFQDMAYGYAYSILGDFHLAQDAAQEAFVDAYRRLADLRTPDAFPGWLRRIVFKHCDRITRRKQLPTLPIEHAVEAAAHHDGPDRLVERREMREQVLDAIRALPEHQRVVTTLFYINGYSQAEVAEFLEVPVTTVKKRLHDSRKRLRQRMMTMVDETLKSHALPGTFADVVVRAVASEADLKAASRILGDSHHGKRTPEMFETIDAAKEARIYVVDEKGETVSAGWYDETRLGIGSTILNALRPREAAREGKGVPDPVFVKGIQGCFAMAKEKGVAISIVHGTMYDHAFCGYVPCFFYPLATLPVEQAKAIATSATIVEANDKEAAQAREAYLRDPYAPKLTAYVEGGVPHVVKEDDRIVGSLLVNTGFRAAKNCSMPIGYVCDVTVQTREAALAVIRLAAELAGKDGGDEVRLMYSHMTPITQAILSLGGTYVLRPSCPEPGLDAEMVAIIDFAALSGQLRDEYQARVAASRVEEAALSIEMTGETVGFVVKGGVLDVVTRKQKVHRILPRWLVTRLVVGYHSGRDALAMGPIPCDHSDGKTPDDAKLDAKVLELPGPEAALFETLFPKMWPTSLPDPDVWPWVLGQEHARYCGRPLSDKTKAAIASLRFPWLEH, encoded by the coding sequence ATGGAGCAACTCAGCACGCTGATCGAACGGACGCGCTCGGGCAACCTCGAGGCGTTCGGCCGGATCGTCCGGCGGTTCCAGGACATGGCCTACGGCTACGCGTACTCGATCCTGGGCGACTTCCACCTCGCTCAGGACGCGGCGCAGGAGGCCTTCGTCGATGCCTACCGCCGGCTGGCCGATCTGCGAACACCGGACGCGTTCCCGGGCTGGTTGAGGCGGATCGTGTTCAAGCACTGCGACCGGATCACGCGCCGAAAGCAACTGCCGACGCTGCCCATCGAGCACGCCGTCGAGGCGGCGGCCCACCACGACGGCCCCGACCGGCTCGTGGAGCGTCGCGAGATGCGCGAACAGGTCCTCGATGCGATCCGCGCGCTGCCCGAGCATCAGCGGGTCGTGACGACGCTCTTCTACATCAACGGCTACTCGCAGGCCGAAGTCGCCGAGTTCCTCGAAGTGCCCGTCACGACGGTCAAGAAGCGCCTCCACGACTCCCGGAAACGACTCAGACAAAGGATGATGACCATGGTTGATGAGACGCTCAAGAGTCACGCGCTGCCCGGCACGTTCGCAGACGTGGTGGTCCGCGCGGTCGCCTCGGAAGCGGACCTGAAGGCGGCGTCGCGGATCCTCGGCGATTCGCACCACGGCAAGCGCACACCCGAGATGTTCGAAACCATCGATGCGGCGAAGGAAGCACGCATCTACGTTGTCGATGAGAAAGGTGAGACAGTGAGCGCCGGCTGGTACGACGAGACTCGGCTCGGCATCGGCTCGACGATACTGAACGCCCTCCGACCGCGTGAGGCGGCAAGGGAGGGCAAGGGCGTGCCCGATCCGGTCTTCGTCAAGGGCATCCAAGGCTGCTTCGCGATGGCCAAGGAGAAAGGCGTCGCCATCTCGATCGTGCACGGCACCATGTACGACCACGCGTTCTGCGGCTACGTGCCGTGCTTCTTCTACCCGCTCGCCACGCTGCCCGTCGAACAGGCGAAGGCAATCGCCACATCGGCGACCATCGTCGAAGCGAACGACAAGGAAGCCGCCCAGGCACGAGAAGCCTACCTGCGCGATCCATACGCGCCCAAGCTCACGGCCTACGTCGAGGGCGGCGTCCCACACGTGGTCAAGGAGGACGACCGGATCGTCGGGTCGTTGTTGGTCAACACCGGCTTCCGCGCCGCCAAGAACTGCAGCATGCCGATCGGCTACGTGTGCGACGTCACGGTGCAGACGCGTGAGGCCGCGCTGGCCGTGATCCGGCTCGCTGCCGAGCTCGCCGGGAAGGATGGGGGCGATGAGGTCCGCCTGATGTACTCGCACATGACACCCATCACGCAGGCGATCCTCAGCCTCGGTGGCACATACGTGCTCCGGCCTTCGTGCCCCGAGCCCGGACTCGACGCCGAGATGGTGGCCATCATCGACTTCGCCGCGCTCAGCGGGCAGCTCCGCGACGAGTACCAGGCACGCGTTGCCGCGTCACGAGTCGAGGAGGCCGCGCTCTCGATCGAGATGACGGGCGAGACCGTCGGGTTCGTCGTCAAGGGCGGTGTGCTCGACGTGGTCACGCGCAAGCAGAAGGTGCACCGCATCCTGCCCCGCTGGCTCGTCACGCGTCTTGTCGTAGGCTACCACTCCGGCCGCGACGCGCTCGCCATGGGCCCGATCCCGTGCGACCACAGCGATGGAAAGACGCCCGACGACGCGAAGCTCGACGCCAAGGTCCTCGAGCTGCCGGGGCCGGAAGCAGCATTATTCGAGACCCTGTTCCCCAAGATGTGGCCCACGTCGCTGCCCGATCCCGACGTCTGGCCGTGGGTCCTCGGCCAGGAGCACGCGCGCTATTGCGGCAGGCCCCTTTCCGACAAGACCAAAGCCGCCATCGCGTCACTGCGTTTCCCCTGGCTCGAGCACTGA
- a CDS encoding PAS domain-containing protein: MSWTTVIWSMSGGICLALAAVHFLVWCKARNSWLHLAFAVSAAAAAAAGVFELLMMHSQTTVEYGQALRLLQIPVQVLVVSLVWFVYLYLKAGRRWLAWSIYVLRALILVVDFASAPNINFLEITALRQIPWWGERLVVPVGVVNPWVYLIRVGDVLLLAFVVDAAVAAWRQGRRRRALVMGGAVVCTIIVAVTVAVLMVIGGLFIPTTVTVPFLLIVFVMGYEISVDLVRSHQLEQELQDSEARMRLAAAATGVGLWEWNIAKDDIWATEKTRARVGLGESENMDFDRYLESVHLDDREPTRQAALRALEGRGEYRAEFRVVTADGVTHWVSGQGRVERDGQGKPFRMRGTSIDITERKQTEEALRKSEERLKEAQRIAHVGNWDWNIVTNDLLWSDEIYRVFGLAPQEFGATYEAFLDRVHPDDREFVTRSVEDAVRDGKPYSIDHRIRLPDGSERIVHEQAEVMRGADGEPIRMVGTVLDITQRVLIEQEARRLHSQLAHFGRVSIMGQFAASLAHELNQPLTAILSNAQAAVRLLANDKPDIEETRAALADIVHDGRRAGDVIYRLRDLLRRDREHKSSLDLHSLIEELASLLRGEAQAENISMTLDLDETLPMVLADRVEIQQVLLNLLINGIEALRTRTDTPRHLAVRTSRASDSRIEVAVADNGGGIGTDHLERIFEPFFTTKEAGMGMGLAICNSIVQAHGGRLWATSDPDSGATFHFTLPICEKEDR; encoded by the coding sequence ATGAGCTGGACCACCGTCATATGGTCGATGAGTGGCGGGATCTGCTTGGCCCTGGCGGCTGTGCACTTCCTCGTCTGGTGCAAGGCGCGCAACTCGTGGCTGCATCTGGCCTTTGCCGTCAGTGCTGCGGCTGCGGCAGCCGCCGGCGTTTTCGAGTTACTGATGATGCATTCACAGACGACGGTGGAGTATGGTCAGGCTCTGCGCCTGCTGCAAATACCTGTCCAGGTACTGGTTGTATCACTTGTCTGGTTTGTCTACCTGTACCTGAAGGCGGGCCGAAGATGGCTGGCGTGGTCCATCTATGTCTTGCGCGCGCTGATACTCGTCGTCGATTTTGCCTCTGCGCCGAATATCAACTTCCTTGAAATCACCGCCCTGCGGCAAATTCCGTGGTGGGGCGAAAGGCTGGTTGTGCCGGTCGGTGTTGTCAACCCCTGGGTGTACCTCATCCGGGTAGGAGATGTGTTGCTGCTCGCGTTTGTCGTGGATGCGGCCGTCGCGGCTTGGCGACAGGGCCGACGACGGCGTGCACTGGTTATGGGAGGCGCAGTAGTCTGCACCATTATCGTAGCAGTGACGGTGGCGGTGTTGATGGTCATCGGGGGGCTTTTCATTCCAACGACAGTGACTGTACCTTTCTTGCTCATCGTGTTTGTCATGGGGTATGAGATCAGTGTTGATCTGGTTCGAAGCCATCAGCTTGAGCAGGAGTTGCAGGACAGCGAGGCACGCATGCGGCTGGCCGCCGCGGCCACCGGCGTCGGCCTGTGGGAGTGGAACATAGCAAAGGATGATATCTGGGCCACCGAAAAGACCCGGGCACGCGTCGGCCTCGGAGAATCCGAGAACATGGACTTTGATCGCTACTTGGAATCGGTTCATCTCGACGACCGTGAGCCGACGCGGCAGGCCGCGCTCCGTGCGCTTGAAGGCCGCGGCGAGTATAGGGCGGAATTTCGGGTGGTCACTGCGGACGGCGTAACACATTGGGTTTCAGGCCAGGGCCGGGTCGAGCGCGACGGGCAGGGCAAGCCATTTCGCATGAGAGGTACTTCAATTGACATCACTGAGCGCAAACAGACGGAAGAGGCTCTCAGGAAAAGCGAAGAGCGGCTCAAGGAGGCCCAGCGTATCGCGCATGTGGGGAACTGGGACTGGAACATCGTCACGAACGATCTGCTCTGGTCGGACGAGATCTACCGAGTATTCGGTTTGGCTCCGCAGGAGTTCGGGGCCACGTACGAGGCCTTTCTCGACCGCGTCCATCCCGACGATCGTGAATTCGTCACCCGTTCGGTGGAGGATGCCGTCCGTGACGGGAAACCGTACAGCATCGATCATCGGATCAGGCTGCCTGACGGTTCGGAAAGAATAGTCCATGAGCAGGCGGAGGTGATGCGCGGCGCCGATGGCGAGCCGATCCGTATGGTCGGGACTGTGCTTGACATTACCCAGCGCGTTCTTATCGAGCAGGAAGCGCGCCGCCTGCACTCGCAGCTCGCCCACTTCGGCAGAGTGAGTATTATGGGGCAGTTCGCAGCATCGCTTGCCCACGAGCTCAACCAGCCGCTTACGGCGATCCTGAGCAATGCGCAGGCAGCGGTGCGCCTCCTGGCCAACGACAAGCCCGATATTGAGGAGACCCGAGCCGCCCTGGCTGACATCGTCCACGATGGCCGTCGTGCCGGTGACGTAATCTACCGGCTCCGGGACCTGCTGAGGAGGGACCGGGAACACAAGTCTTCCTTAGACCTTCATAGCCTGATCGAAGAACTGGCATCCCTTCTACGAGGTGAGGCCCAGGCTGAGAACATCTCCATGACTCTGGATCTTGACGAGACTCTGCCGATGGTCCTCGCAGATAGAGTGGAGATCCAGCAAGTGCTGCTTAACCTGCTTATCAATGGCATTGAAGCGCTCAGAACACGGACAGACACGCCCCGTCATCTGGCTGTTAGAACCTCGAGGGCGTCAGATAGCCGCATAGAGGTAGCCGTTGCTGATAACGGCGGGGGCATCGGCACAGATCATCTGGAGCGGATCTTCGAGCCGTTCTTCACTACGAAGGAAGCCGGTATGGGGATGGGCCTGGCGATCTGCAACTCGATCGTACAGGCGCACGGTGGCCGGTTGTGGGCAACCAGCGATCCTGATAGCGGCGCAACCTTCCATTTCACGCTGCCCATCTGCGAAAAGGAAGACAGATGA
- a CDS encoding response regulator transcription factor gives MTTPGGVVFIVDDDVSVRKALERLVRSAGLDAIALPSATDFLELDLPERPCCLVLDVRMPGLSGLGLQDQMRARKLELPIIFITGHGDVPMTVRAMKAGAVDFLQKPVDDGVLLDTISSALKRHAESLTASAELEDIHGHLELLTPRERQVLGYLITGMLNKQIASELRITEKTVKVHRARVLSKMGVVSIAELVRLSERAGIHPAS, from the coding sequence ATGACGACTCCAGGCGGGGTGGTGTTCATCGTTGATGATGACGTCTCGGTCCGAAAGGCCCTTGAGCGTCTGGTCAGATCGGCTGGCCTTGATGCCATTGCCCTCCCTTCCGCCACGGACTTCCTGGAACTCGATCTTCCGGAACGGCCGTGCTGTCTGGTTCTTGATGTGCGGATGCCGGGACTCAGCGGGCTAGGTCTTCAGGATCAGATGCGGGCAAGGAAGCTCGAGCTGCCAATCATCTTCATCACTGGTCATGGCGATGTCCCGATGACTGTCCGTGCAATGAAAGCGGGCGCGGTTGACTTTCTCCAGAAGCCTGTTGATGACGGTGTCCTGCTCGACACCATATCCAGCGCTCTCAAGAGGCACGCTGAGTCCCTCACGGCAAGCGCCGAACTCGAGGATATCCACGGGCACCTTGAGCTGCTGACGCCTCGCGAGCGGCAAGTCCTCGGGTACCTCATCACGGGCATGCTCAACAAGCAGATTGCGTCTGAGCTTCGCATCACGGAGAAGACTGTCAAAGTCCACCGCGCCCGCGTTCTGAGCAAGATGGGCGTCGTCTCGATCGCCGAGTTGGTCAGGCTGTCTGAGAGGGCAGGAATACACCCCGCCTCATAG
- a CDS encoding response regulator, whose amino-acid sequence MVVDDDVSVCRAFSRLLKSCGFDVRTYTSTESFFDAETPCDKCVLILDIRMPGIDGLEVQDIIRKTNPATPIVFVTAHEDEEARTRALDGGARAFLRKPVNEEDLLRAVNEAMGGVE is encoded by the coding sequence GTGGTCGTCGACGACGACGTGAGTGTCTGCCGGGCCTTCTCAAGACTTCTGAAGAGCTGTGGCTTCGATGTCAGGACCTACACATCCACGGAGAGCTTTTTCGACGCCGAGACACCTTGTGACAAGTGTGTGCTGATACTCGATATTCGAATGCCGGGGATCGATGGCCTGGAAGTGCAGGACATCATCCGGAAGACCAATCCGGCCACACCCATCGTCTTTGTGACGGCTCATGAGGACGAGGAGGCAAGAACAAGGGCCCTCGACGGCGGAGCCAGAGCGTTTCTGCGGAAACCCGTGAATGAGGAGGACCTGCTGCGGGCCGTAAATGAGGCTATGGGCGGGGTGGAATGA
- a CDS encoding carbohydrate porin, with the protein MSEAAGGPAASASQEQEAATGIAGPGASSRDRLTGDWGGARTSLEERGFTIRGWFTQFIQGPVSGGRSNRASFGSKLNIDLSIDGEKAGLWEGLRVDIRAEGRFGDSATDDMAALLPVSFAMSQPSSDYDGMSIPNFKITQRITDRISVFAGRALLLDGYRNAFAAGMGETAFVHTALVAKPVLSGQMSYSAWTAGSVFSLGGGVSFKSVVQDPHNVPTTLGLDTLGDDGVTLLQELSFPTRFGGLPGSHIIDFTWSNKERTSLDRNDAVVVPEGGVVPGTKDTSWGLYYQFDQFLWVVPGDESRGWGIFGQLSVSDGNPDPIEWFTHFGVSGVGNCGGRPRDRWGVGYFYAGLSDTLKRSLSSVLDLRDEQGFEAYYSIAMTPACHLTPDIQFVRAADGREDWTTILGLRVRLEF; encoded by the coding sequence ATGTCCGAGGCGGCCGGCGGTCCCGCAGCATCGGCAAGTCAAGAGCAGGAAGCTGCCACCGGCATAGCCGGTCCAGGCGCGTCCTCGCGAGATCGTCTGACCGGTGACTGGGGCGGCGCGAGGACTTCTCTCGAGGAGAGGGGTTTTACCATACGAGGGTGGTTCACGCAGTTCATACAAGGTCCCGTATCCGGTGGGAGATCAAACCGCGCCAGCTTCGGCAGCAAGCTCAACATCGACCTCAGCATCGACGGCGAGAAGGCAGGACTCTGGGAAGGCCTCAGGGTTGATATTCGCGCCGAGGGCCGGTTCGGAGATTCCGCGACTGATGACATGGCCGCGCTGTTACCCGTGAGCTTTGCGATGAGCCAACCGTCTTCCGACTACGACGGGATGTCGATACCCAACTTCAAGATCACGCAGAGGATCACCGATCGGATCTCGGTGTTTGCCGGTCGCGCGCTGCTTCTTGACGGCTATCGAAATGCCTTCGCGGCCGGCATGGGCGAGACGGCATTCGTCCACACGGCCCTTGTTGCCAAGCCCGTGCTCTCGGGACAGATGAGCTACTCAGCATGGACCGCCGGGAGCGTGTTCAGCCTGGGGGGCGGGGTCTCTTTCAAGTCAGTCGTTCAGGATCCCCACAATGTACCGACAACACTGGGGCTTGATACGCTGGGCGACGACGGCGTCACCCTGCTTCAGGAACTGAGTTTCCCCACGCGCTTCGGCGGACTTCCCGGCTCGCATATCATTGATTTTACGTGGAGCAACAAGGAGCGCACCTCTCTCGACCGCAACGACGCCGTTGTCGTCCCGGAAGGCGGCGTGGTGCCCGGCACGAAGGACACCAGTTGGGGGCTGTACTACCAGTTCGACCAGTTTCTGTGGGTGGTGCCCGGTGACGAGTCACGCGGGTGGGGAATCTTCGGCCAGTTGTCCGTATCCGATGGCAATCCCGATCCGATCGAGTGGTTCACTCATTTCGGGGTCAGCGGTGTCGGCAACTGTGGAGGACGGCCGCGCGACCGATGGGGAGTCGGCTATTTTTACGCGGGGTTGTCTGACACTCTCAAGAGGTCGCTCAGTTCGGTGCTCGACCTGCGGGACGAGCAGGGCTTCGAGGCCTACTACAGCATCGCCATGACACCGGCATGCCACCTGACTCCGGACATACAATTCGTGCGGGCGGCGGATGGACGGGAGGACTGGACGACAATTCTGGGGCTCAGGGTGAGGCTGGAGTTCTAG
- a CDS encoding beta-lactamase family protein produces MTVQLYKFLNSVAVIATILTLSGTAALAQDPPQVVEALKVEGARVTLPVSVAITKDVFTPEFIRSARENWGNFHFQMGGDHALYYAMHLGEFMPSAEASPNVNYKVLERDLRPELLHLKQSTSKGDLTLQEYMVDPLYRAQAMIMVHKGKVVYENYPGMRPTDRHLTASTGKITVGAVLMQLIAEGKVDLKKPFTEYVTELKGTVWDDVSTYAVANMTTGLDNEETVEALLQPDSPVTRFLATTLGSPRATTGVVEGWIDVARDQKKLGNGEKPGDVTRYASLNTTVLTRLIENIEKKPFVEVFEERFWSKLYARQPMMFGLTPDGTALPVGLAMATPEDYAKFGVMFTPSWSAVASERVVTDEMMRILYDNVDKERYAKGAKLKSSKAQFNEAAQGYALQFDYVWDDGAIAKSGNMGQMIYIDPERDFVSVYFSTLPFVDGYGEFKAGAYQRAAAKMLAGE; encoded by the coding sequence ATGACAGTTCAACTGTACAAGTTTCTAAACTCGGTGGCCGTGATTGCCACCATTCTAACGCTTTCTGGAACGGCCGCACTTGCCCAGGATCCGCCTCAGGTCGTGGAAGCCCTGAAGGTCGAGGGTGCGCGCGTAACCTTGCCGGTGAGCGTGGCAATCACCAAGGATGTCTTTACGCCGGAGTTCATTCGCAGCGCGCGCGAGAACTGGGGCAACTTCCATTTCCAGATGGGCGGCGATCACGCGCTTTACTACGCGATGCACCTGGGCGAGTTCATGCCCTCGGCCGAAGCCTCGCCAAACGTCAACTATAAGGTTCTGGAACGGGATCTCCGGCCCGAGTTACTTCATCTCAAGCAGTCCACGAGCAAGGGCGATTTAACGCTCCAGGAATACATGGTCGATCCGCTCTACCGTGCACAGGCCATGATCATGGTGCATAAGGGCAAGGTCGTTTACGAGAACTATCCGGGTATGCGCCCGACCGACCGTCACCTGACGGCCTCGACTGGCAAGATCACCGTTGGCGCGGTCCTTATGCAGTTGATCGCCGAGGGTAAGGTCGATCTCAAGAAACCGTTTACCGAGTATGTGACGGAACTGAAGGGCACCGTCTGGGATGATGTGTCCACCTACGCCGTGGCTAATATGACCACGGGCCTCGACAACGAGGAAACGGTCGAAGCCCTGCTGCAGCCGGACTCGCCCGTCACGCGCTTCCTCGCCACCACCTTGGGCTCCCCTCGTGCGACCACGGGTGTAGTCGAGGGCTGGATCGACGTGGCGCGTGACCAGAAGAAGTTGGGTAATGGCGAGAAGCCAGGTGATGTGACGCGCTATGCCTCGCTCAACACGACTGTCTTGACACGGTTGATCGAGAATATCGAGAAGAAACCCTTCGTTGAAGTTTTCGAGGAACGGTTCTGGTCGAAGCTTTATGCCCGTCAGCCGATGATGTTCGGCCTTACGCCCGATGGAACCGCACTGCCGGTGGGTTTAGCCATGGCGACCCCCGAGGATTATGCGAAATTCGGGGTGATGTTCACGCCAAGCTGGAGTGCAGTGGCGTCCGAGCGCGTCGTGACCGACGAGATGATGAGGATCCTGTACGACAATGTCGACAAGGAGCGTTACGCAAAGGGGGCCAAGCTGAAGTCGTCGAAAGCACAGTTCAACGAAGCGGCCCAGGGCTACGCACTTCAGTTCGATTACGTCTGGGATGACGGTGCGATCGCCAAGAGCGGCAACATGGGGCAGATGATCTATATCGACCCCGAGCGTGATTTCGTCAGCGTCTATTTTTCGACCCTCCCGTTCGTCGACGGCTACGGTGAATTCAAAGCTGGCGCCTATCAACGTGCCGCAGCCAAGATGTTGGCCGGGGAATAA